GGGACCTGCAACGGGACCTCGGCCTGGCGTTCGTGTTCATCGCCCACGACCTGGCAGTGGTCCGGCACTTCTGTCAGCGGGTCGCGGTCATGTACCTGGGTCGGATCGTGGAGATCGGTGACCGGGCGGACATCTACGAGCGCCCGCAGCACCCGTACACCCGGGCGCTGCTCTCGGCGATCCCGGACGTCACCCGGCTCGGCCCGGGCGGCCGGATCCGGTTGACCGGCGACGTGCCCACCCCGCTCGACCCGCCGTCGGGCTGCCGTTTCCGCACCCGGTGCTGGAAGGCGCAGGACATCTGCGCCACCGAGGAGCCGGCGCTGGTGCCGCGGGACGGCGGCGAACAGGCCACCGCGTGTCACTTCTCGGAAGCGGGAGAGGTCCCCACGGGGGACGCTGCCGGCGCGATCGTCGAGGAGGTGGCGCGGTGAGCCTGTCGCCGGTGGAGGGAGTGGCGCTGGCCGAGATCGAGTCCAGCGCGGACGCGGGCGGGCCCGCGGCCAAGGGTGTCGTCGGTCGCTCGCCCGGTCAGCTCGCCTGGCTCCGGCTGCGGCGCGACCGGACGGCCATGGTCAGCGGGGTGCTGCTGATCTTCTTCATGCTGCTGGGGCTCGCTGCTCCGCTGATCGAGATGGTCTACGGGATCGGCCCACGTGAGCAGTTCCAGAGCCTGCTCGACGGCTTCGGCATGCCGCTGGGCTACGTCGGCGGCGTCAACGGGGAGCACTGGTTCGGCCTGGAGCCGGGGCTGGGCCGGGACATCTTCATCCGGCTGATCTACGGGCTGCGGACCTCGCTCTTCATCGCGTTCGCCGCGGCCGTGATCACCGCGACGATCGGCATCGTGCTCGGCGCGCTCGCCGGCTACCTGGGCGGCTGGCTCGACGCGGTCATCAACTGGATCACCGACCTGACCCTGGCCATGCCGTTCCTGATCATCGCGTTGGCGCTCACCCCCACCCTGACGCTGCGCTTCTACGGCGAGCGGGGACAGGTGTCGTCGGCCTTCGGAGTGGGCGTGCTGATCGCCGTCTTCGCCGTCTTCGGCTGGACCAGCACGGCCAGGCTGGTGCGCGGGCAGGTGATCGCGTTGCGTGAGCGGGAGTTCGTGGAGGCCGCGAAGGCCAGCGGCGCCGGGCTCGGGCACATGCTCTTCCGGCAGTTGCTGCCGAACATCTGGGCGCCGATCCTGGTCTCGTTCTCCCTGGCGGTGCCGCAGTTCATCACCAGTGAGGCCGCGCTCTCGTTCATCGGCGTCGGCCTCAGCGACGAGACGCCGAGCTTCGGCCGGATGATCTACCGCAGTCTGGACTTCCTCCAGACCGACCCGGCGTACGTGTTCTTCCCGGGCATCACGATCTTCGCGCTGGTGTTCGCCTTCAACCTCTTCGGCGACGCGTTGCGTGACGCGCTCGACCCGAAGTCGTCCCGGTAGGGGTTTCCCATGGCGCGATTCCTGATCAAGCGGCTCTTCTCGGCCACGCTGACCCTCTTCGCGGTGAGCGTGCTGACCTTCCTGATGTTCTTCGCCCTGCCGCGTGACCCGGTCACCGGCATGTGCCCGAAGAACTGCAACCCGGAGCGGCTGGAGCGGGTCCGGACCGAGCTGGGCCTGAACGACCCGCTGATCAGCCAGTACGCCGGCTACATGAAGGGCATCGTGACCGGACGCGACCTGGGCAGCGCCCAGGGTGGCCGGTGTGACGCGCCCTGCCTGGGCTGGTCGTACGTCACCAACGAGGCGGTCTCGGACACCATCGCCCGGGTGCTGCCGGTGACGCTGAGCATCGTGATCCCGGCGGCCATCCTCTGGCTGCTGCTGGGGGTGGGTCTGGGCATGGTCTCCGCGCTGCGCCGGGGCACCTGGCTGGACCGGGCCGCCATCGGCTTCTCGCTGACCGGCGCCTCGTTGCAGCTGTACTTCGTGGGCGCGGTGCTGCTGCTGGTGTTCGTCTACAACCTGCGGTTGCTGCCGGTGCCGAGCTACACCTCGATCTTCGACAATCCGGCGAAGTGGGCCAGT
Above is a window of Micromonospora coriariae DNA encoding:
- a CDS encoding ABC transporter permease: MSLSPVEGVALAEIESSADAGGPAAKGVVGRSPGQLAWLRLRRDRTAMVSGVLLIFFMLLGLAAPLIEMVYGIGPREQFQSLLDGFGMPLGYVGGVNGEHWFGLEPGLGRDIFIRLIYGLRTSLFIAFAAAVITATIGIVLGALAGYLGGWLDAVINWITDLTLAMPFLIIALALTPTLTLRFYGERGQVSSAFGVGVLIAVFAVFGWTSTARLVRGQVIALREREFVEAAKASGAGLGHMLFRQLLPNIWAPILVSFSLAVPQFITSEAALSFIGVGLSDETPSFGRMIYRSLDFLQTDPAYVFFPGITIFALVFAFNLFGDALRDALDPKSSR
- a CDS encoding ABC transporter permease produces the protein MARFLIKRLFSATLTLFAVSVLTFLMFFALPRDPVTGMCPKNCNPERLERVRTELGLNDPLISQYAGYMKGIVTGRDLGSAQGGRCDAPCLGWSYVTNEAVSDTIARVLPVTLSIVIPAAILWLLLGVGLGMVSALRRGTWLDRAAIGFSLTGASLQLYFVGAVLLLVFVYNLRLLPVPSYTSIFDNPAKWASGLVLAWVALAFLFSAIYARLSRAQMLETLSEDFVRTARAKGLAKPTVYGRHALRAAITPVVTIAGLDVGGALGGTVITETTFGIQGLGRTAVDAVRSGDLPTIMATVLISAVFVVLANVLVDLLYAAIDPRVRLR